Proteins encoded in a region of the Zea mays cultivar B73 chromosome 4, Zm-B73-REFERENCE-NAM-5.0, whole genome shotgun sequence genome:
- the LOC103654776 gene encoding U-box domain-containing protein 4 yields the protein MAAQASSPIEFLLRRPLPRQRRRLPLAGAFFAPTGLSGAPLLRALASLAADLLGTPPPPSQRRNLDALMRRLALLSALLDSLLLLLADEGEAAFSDAANLCFRELYVVLFRADLLVSYVASAARAWALLRAPQLAASFRDLDAELAVVLDVLPAASLRLSLDAAQYLDLLRARCRRRAPAHYHDPAEAALGDLLLAALRHFEVGQPPDPSMLRSLLLQIGISDAASCRSEIEYLEEQILSQEEDADLPLIGGVVALLRYCLFSLFDPSNTKTLRVWLSAGNRQRLLSWSCSDDSSFSVPKEFSCPISLDLMRDPVVVSTGQTYDRTSIIQWIEEGHSTCPNSGQALADNRLVPNRALRSLISQWCGVHGFQFDSPESNEGMIECVAASCCSKAAIEANKATARILFRMLMEGSDSAKPIAAREIRLLAKTGKQNRAFIAELGAIPLLCKLLLSSDWMAQENTVTALLNLSIYEPNKARIMEQADCLHLIVSVLKNGRTTEAKENAAATLFSLSVVHDYKKKIMNEPGAVEELASMLTKGTPRGKKDAVMALFNLSTHPESSGRMLESSAVLALIESLRNDTVSEEAAGALALLMKQPTIVHLVGSSETVITSLVGLMRRGTPKCKENAVSALYEICRRGGSTLAQRVARIPGLNTVIQNVTLTGTKRAKKKASLIVKMCQRSQMPSALAAAPLGSTLTVVDHSLVGNGTLRRAASFGSEELSNPVSISVPVP from the coding sequence ATGGCCGCGCAGGCCTCGTCGCCGATCGAGTTCCTGCTCcgccggccgctgccgcgccaGCGGAGGAGGCTGCCTCTGGCCGGCGCGTTCTTCGCGCCCACGGGGCTGTCCGGCGCGCCGCTGCTCCGCGCGCTGGCGTCGCTCGCGGCGGACTTGCTGGGGACCCCGCCCCCGCCGTCGCAGCGACGGAACCTCGACGCGCTCATGCGGAGGCTCGCGCTGCTCTCCGCGCTCCTCGACTCGCTCCTGCTCCTCCTCGCCGACGAAGGCGAGGCCGCCTTCTCCGACGCCGCCAACCTCTGCTTCCGCGAGCTCTACGTCGTGCTCTTCCGCGCCGACCTGCTCGTCTCCTACGTCGCCTCCGCCGCCCGCGCCTGGGCGCTGCTACGGGCGCCCCAGCTCGCCGCCTCGTTCCGGGACCTCGACGCGGAGCTCGCCGTCGTCCTCGACGTCCTCCCCGCCGCCTCGCTCCGCCTCTCGTTGGACGCCGCCCAGTACCTCGACTTACTCCGCGCGCGCTGCCGCCGGCGGGCGCCGGCCCACTACCACGACCCCGCGGAGGCCGCTCTCGGAGACCTCCTCCTCGCCGCCCTGCGCCACTTCGAGGTCGGCCAGCCGCCAGACCCCTCGATGCTCCGATCCCTCCTCCTCCAAATCGGAATCTCCGACGCCGCTTCTTGCCGCTCCGAAATCGAGTACCTGGAGGAGCAAATCCTGAGCCAAGAGGAGGACGCCGACCTCCCCCTCATTGGCGGCGTCGTCGCCTTGCTCCGGTACTGCCTCTTCTCCCTTTTCGACCCCAGCAACACAAAGACGTTGCGTGTTTGGCTGTCGGCGGGGAACAGGCAGCGGCTGCTCTCCTGGAGCTGCAGCGACGACAGCTCCTTCTCGGTGCCCAAGGAGTTCTCCTGCCCGATTTCTTTGGATTTGATGCGCGATCCCGTGGTGGTATCCACAGGACAGACCTATGACCGGACTTCGATCATACAGTGGATCGAGGAGGGGCATTCCACCTGCCCCAACTCCGGCCAGGCCCTCGCTGACAACCGGCTCGTACCAAACCGGGCGCTGCGCAGCTTGATTTCACAGTGGTGTGGGGTGCATGGCTTTCAGTTTGATTCGCCGGAGAGCAACGAAGGGATGATTGAATGTGTTGCTGCATCTTGCTGCAGCAAGGCGGCAATTGAGGCGAACAAAGCCACAGCAAGGATTTTGTTCAGGATGCTGATGGAGGGATCCGATAGTGCAAAACCGATTGCAGCTAGGGAAATCCGGTTGCTGGCAAAGACTGGGAAGCAAAACAGGGCATTCATTGCCGAGTTGGGTGCGATACCATTGCTATGTAAGTTGCTGCTGTCGTCAGATTGGATGGCGCAGGAGAACACAGTGACGGCGCTGCTCAATCTATCGATCTATGAGCCGAACAAGGCCCGGATCATGGAACAAGCGGACTGCCTGCATCTTATCGTCAGTGTGTTGAAGAATGGTCGGACGACAGAGGCCAAGGAGAATGCTGCAGCTACGCTCTTCAGTTTATCTGTGGTCCATGACTACAAGAAAAAGATAATGAATGAGCCAGGGGCTGTGGAGGAGCTTGCCTCTATGCTGACCAAAGGGACACCAAGGGGAAAGAAAGACGCGGTGATGGCGTTGTTCAACCTCTCAACACACCCAGAAAGCTCAGGACGGATGCTTGAGTCATCTGCGGTTCTAGCTTTAATTGAGTCACTGAGGAATGACACCGTGTCGGAGGAAGCTGCTGGTGCTCTGGCTCTGCTGATGAAGCAGCCTACCATCGTGCATCTCGTTGGGAGCTCTGAAACAGTGATCACTAGCCTCGTCGGGCTAATGAGGCGGGGAACTCCAAAGTGCAAGGAGAACGCAGTGTCAGCTTTATATGAGATATGCCGTAGAGGCGGATCGACATTGGCACAGCGCGTGGCAAGGATACCCGGGCTGAACACGGTGATACAGAACGTCACGCTCACGGGAACGAAGCGTGCCAAGAAGAAGGCAAGCCTGATCGTCAAGATGTGCCAGAGAAGCCAGATGCCGTCGGCGTTGGCGGCGGCGCCGCTAGGAAGCACCTTGACAGTGGTTGATCATTCGTTGGTAGGGAACGGCACGTTGAGGCGCGCCGCAAGCTTTGGCAGCGAGGAGTTATCGAACCCTGTGTCGATCTCAGTGCCCGTGCCCTAG